A single genomic interval of Pyrus communis chromosome 5, drPyrComm1.1, whole genome shotgun sequence harbors:
- the LOC137735631 gene encoding wax ester synthase/diacylglycerol acyltransferase 11-like, giving the protein MEPEATMAATCSTHEESSTKEDHHRLILSPASRLFHSPRFNCYIVIIMGLKTRIDSNVVKNGLKVLHNHPRFSCRLDDRGGKKRWIQVSVNQEDHVFVPTLNSKIEHPEEFVENYISNLTASPLDLSKPLWEVHLLNVKTSNAEGLAVIRMHHSMGDGASLMSLLLACTRKTSDPNELPSVPTQKRADSSSDLGWFWRFMLAIWYGITLIANTLVDIMLFIATHLFLKDTETPIKGSSDVHLTTKRFLHRTVSMNRIKQVKNAMGTTVNDVVLGVAQAGLSRYLNRRYTGQNAQDVGTKQKGSNLPKNIHVRANILVNLRPTVGIQDLADMMAKKSKVRWGNWIGYILIPFTIALQDDPLDYVRGAKAVIDRKKHSLEAFFTYLTANLVIKIIGAKAAGVIAHRIISHSTFSFSNLVGPLEEISFYGHQITFMSPHVYGHPHALHMHWQSYADEMTVCLTVDPNVIPDPEKLLDDLEESLKLISHTVMERGLAMEVV; this is encoded by the exons ATGGAGCCAGAGGCAACTATGGCAGCTACCTGCAGCACTCATGAGGAGTCAAGCACGAAAGAAGATCATCATCGTCTGATTCTAAGTCCGGCGTCACGCTTGTTCCATTCCCCGCGGTTCAACTGTTACATCGTTATTATCATGGGACTCAAGACGAGGATCGATTCAAACGTTGTCAAAAATGGTTTGAAAGTCTTGCACAATCATCCGCGCTTCTCTTGCAGGCTG GATGACAGAGGCGGAAAGAAGAGATGGATTCAAGTTTCGGTAAATCAAGAAGACCATGTTTTTGTTCCAACCTTGAATTCAAAAATAGAACATCCGGAGGAATTTGTAGAAAACTACATTTCCAACCTTACTGCATCACCTCTTGACCTTTCCAAGCCGTTGTGGGAGGTACATCTCCTCAACGTCAAAACCTCGAACGCAGAAGGGCTTGCAGTGATCCGGATGCACCACTCTATGGGAGATGGTGCGTCTCTCATGTCCCTTTTGCTAGCATGTACCAGAAAAACATCCGACCCGAATGAACTGCCTAGTGTTCCCACCCAGAAACGGGCGGATTCCTCAAGTGATCTGGGCTGGTTCTGGCGTTTCATGTTGGCTATTTGGTATGGTATCACACTGATAGCGAACACTTTGGTCGATATAATGTTGTTTATAGCAACACATCTATTTTTGAAAGACACAGAAACTCCTATCAAAGGTTCATCTGATGTTCATCTAACCACCAAACGCTTCTTGCATCGGACTGTTAGTATGAATCGCATAAAGCAAGTGAAGAATGCGATGGGCACG ACTGTCAATGATGTTGTGTTGGGAGTGGCACAAGCGGGTCTCTCGCGCTATTTGAACCGCAGATACA CAGGCCAAAATGCGCAAGATGTAGGAACAAAGCAGAAAGGGAGTAATCTTCCGAAAAATATACATGTTAGAGCTAACATTCTCGTTAATTTAAGACCAACTGTTGGGATCCAG GATCTGGCTGATATGATGGCTAAGAAGTCCAAGGTCAGGTGGGGTAATTGGATAGGTTATATCCTTATCCCCTTCACCATTGCTCTACAAGATGACCCGTTGGATTATGTTCGCGGAGCCAAAGCTGTCATTGATCGGAAAAAACATTCCCTCGAAGCTTTCTTCACATACCTGACTGCCAATCTCGTAATCAAAATAATAGGAGCTAAG GCAGCCGGAGTTATAGCACACAGAATTatttctcattctacattctcATTCTCAAACTTGGTTGGTCCCCTGGAAGAAATTAGTTTTTACGGCCATCAAATAACTTTCATGTCTCCTCATGTTTACGGGCATCCTCAC GCATTGCATATGCATTGGCAAAGCTACGCGGATGAAATGACAGTTTGCTTAACTGTTGATCCGAATGTAATACCTGATCCTGAGAAGTTGTTGGACGATTTGGAGGAATCGCTTAAACTCATTAGTCACACTGTCATGGAAAGAGGGCTCGCCATGGAAGTTGTCTAG